The sequence AACATGGAGCTTAGGAAAGTTGGCGAATATGACATTCAAGGTTCTCAAGAACTGTACATTGATAGTTGCTGTGGACCACAATTCTCTTTCAAGAGCAGCTGCAAAACAAAGTTACAGTTGGTTCCataattagaaggaaaaaaaggaaaagcatcAATGTCCAAATAATAAACCAGAAGAGAGAAGTACTCATATAAGAAAACTTCCTCTAGAATGAAAACATGCCgttataaattatatgaaattctGGTCCTTTGCCTCATACAGGCCTATAATAGGGATGACAGTACACAAGATGGTACACCTTCAACCCATCAACAAAAGGATCAGATATGTAAcaaaatggaaataaaattaCCTGTCAAAGATCTGATGAGCTCATTCGATACATATTCTTGGAGAGTATGATtagaaaataacaattcaatCAGCATGGCTGCCTGCCCAGCCACATCAGCACTAAGAGACAGTAGTAGTTCCTGCACTACTAATATGCCACCTGCTTCTGCAACAGCTCGCCTATTAGTCCTACTGTGCATGACAAAGTTCTGCAATGCACAAACTGCTACCATTGTCATTGCTTCTGACGGTTGATCTTCAAGCAAGCTTACCAAAGCACGACAAGCTGAAACAGAATCACTGGCCCTTGCAAGTCCTTCCTGCTGGGAGAGGTCCCCAAGAGCTAGAGCTGCAAGAAACCTGCAGGTCTCTGATCTGGTTTGCGGGTCTAACAGATACTGAGATAAAGGTGCTATTGCATACTTAGAAGCCTTCTTCTCTCGTACTCTGATGTGATTAAACAAAGCTTCAAGTAGTGTTCCGGATAACTCCTCACATTGATGAGATCTTAGCAGGTTCAACAAAGAATCTATAACACCAGCTTCAGTCATCTGCTCTGCACTAGAAGCATCAGTCCTTTCATGAACAATTAAGCCATTAAGAGCCACTTTAATAGTGCTCTCACAAGTAGAGTGCAACATTTTCACAAGAACCACCATAGGAACTTTGAAGTAGTACTCTGCATTGACACGCAGAACATTTGAGAGAACCAAAGCAGCCGTTTCCCAAAGCTCAACAGGTGGTTGAGGATCATCTTGAATAATAACCTTTGCTAGCTCAAAAATTCCTCCAGCATCAGCAACAACCTTTGGCCAGCTAATGGAGATCTTTTCCAGTGCCTTTATTGCTGTCTGTTGAAGGTTCAATATTCCAATTCCTGCAAGCTGCACAAGTGGAACCACtgcattttttgttgttatatcTTGCTGAAAATGTTCTTGTGCAAGAAGATGAGATAGCAGTTCTGTGCCAAGTTGCTGAATGGCTTGAGATGGGGACTCcagaaatgaaattaaaggcTCAATGACCTGGCTGGGAGTAAGTTTCAATGTTGCAAGGCTCTGTGGCTTCTCCAAAATATTTACAAGGGCTTGTAAGGCACTGTGCTGTCCCCACAAACCAAAATCTGGCCGAAGCAAAACCATAAAAAGAGGTTCTACCACTTTTGCAGCATCTGAACTTCTAGCAATTGCACCACTGTTTGTCAAAATGCGGAACAGTTCTGCAATTGCAGAGCATAATGAACTGGGCACAATTGGGAGTAGCACAAGACATTTATCTACAATACCTGCTTTGACCATATCCAATTTGCGTGGGGCCCGATCTTTCCCCAACTTTATTAGAGCAGAGATACTACCCTCAATAAGTCGGAGATTTGTTCCAGAAACCAAGCCAACAAGAAGATCCACTATGTTAACATAGGCTGCTGCAAGCTCCACCTTTAGTTCATCATCCAACAATCTCTCAAGAGCACAAACCACAGATTCCACAACTGCCGTGTTATCAGACTGGATGAGAGATATAAGGGGCTGTATGCATTCAGAGGCAGTTGGATTTGATCTGAATTTTGCATTGCTAAACAGAATAGAGCAAAGTTCTGCAGCATCTCTCTTCAGTTCCAAGGACGAAGCAGAAGACAATATTTTGTATAGGCTCTCAAGTGGATTACCTTCAACATCAACAAATAAAGTTCCTTTTGAATTATGCCCTGATGTCAGCTTGATCAGGGCAACAAGAGCAGCCTCTTGCTCACTCTCTGATGCTGCATTGAGCATGTCAATCAATGGCTGAACAGCCTGCCAAGCTAATTCTGAGTCTCTAATGCTTTCAGCATCAAAAAGTTCATGGAGAGCCCTTGCAGCACTAAATCGAGCATCTCTTGATCCGAGGCGCAAAACAGCTATAAGTTGATTCAAAGAACTAAATGATGCTTCATATCGAATAAGATCAGGATTGCTAAACAGGATTCTTAATAATTCAGATATAGAGGCTTCTGTGGAGTCTTGAGGACTCAATGACAGGTATTTTGTTAAAGCATCGAGAGCTCCTGCTTCAgccattattaatttatttgcatCACTTCCTTCTGCAAGACGGCTTAATAGTTGAACAGCAATTGGAGGAGCACCTGGTCTATCTGGAATTGGTCTTAAGAGATCCACCAACAAAGGAATAGATTTGCGTGCAGTGGAACCAAACCTTACATCTTCTATTTCAAAAAGGTGTTCCAGAATAACTTGATCAGGGCTACGTACCAATGAAAATTCTTCTGATAATGCAACAAGGTTTGGCATATCCAATTCTATGAAACCGATTAATGTTATTAAGCCAGCAACAGCACCAGAGTTTGCAATAGTGAGGCTTATTCCCTTACTTCCATTGCAAACAAGACTGGCCATTGCCTGGGCagcaaaaaatttatcaatcacTTCATCAGATCTCATCAAATGAGCAAGAGAAGGTATGATGTGCATTGTTGTAGGAGACAGGACAATATTTGGGTCTTGGAATAAGAAAGCCAGGAGCAATGCACTGATCCATATACCCTCTGTATCCTCAAATTCTGCCTGGAATGAAGAAAAGTTCTTGAGGCTCAGCCACCATAACTTATGCAAAATTGTCTGGAATTCATCATATTTACTCACAGTTTTTTTATCCAGAGTACCaaatcattgaaaataaaatcacaacaagtagcagaaactaACATTCTCGTTTATAGAGTATTCTAAGAACAACAATTTAACTGCATAGTccattaaaatagttttttttacatcaCTGATCCCaacctctcttcttttcttcactGTTCTTATCTTCTCTACTCATTTCCCCACTCACTCTAGTTCATTATTCCACCGTAAATGTGTGGGTCATAATGACACATTATAAATGCCATATATTATCATAAGCAAGTCTGCACTTTATTTCATGCACAGTGAATACAAATCATCTCCTCCTACTTTTTGAGGGAGACAGAGGGTACTAAGCACGAAAGCTTACCATGTTTGTTATATCCCCATACAGTCTATATATGTATGCAGACAGATCACATAATCAGTGTGACATCTTAGTCACATAGGCTATAATTTACTTATACATCCATTAGCAATCATCAAATAAGAAAGTAATTCACCAcaggagaaaggaaaaaacagatGATTGTGGCACAGCTGCATTGGAAACAGAAAGCCCTGCTATTAAAGAGGCTAGATAAGGGCATACCTGTGGAGTGGAAGTATAACTGAAAAGCTTATCTGAGAGAGCCTCAAGTCCACCAGCTTCCATCACGATGAGCTTGCTTTTTGCATAGATGGAAGAAATTATTGATAGCAACCACAAGGCAACAGTACCGCCTAAAACAATGACTGGATCAAGGACATCAAATTCATCTCCTTCCTGGAATGCtgatctttcaaaaaaaccTCTTGGAGTTCTGACTTGCATTTCTAAAGACAAGTAGCAAGTGTTCTGCTTCATAATATTCACCAAGGCATATATAAGGGGTTTCAAGTATCCCGACACATCAAGTGCTTCCACTGACTGCTGTGTGTGTTCTTTAGCAGCACATATGAGTAATGTGATCCCTCCAATTTTCACTTCTAAACTGGAGGAATTTATTATTCTATTGGCTAGAGAATCAATCGATCTTGATCTTGCAATCAACAGATCACCCACCACACCTGGCTGATCGCCACAGAGCTGAGACAAAATTTCTATTGCCTTATCTTGCAGTAAAGGTGGCCCCTCGGCCAGTAAGCGTGCTAGAGGATCTAAGCTTGAGGGCACTTCTGAGAGGACAGCCCGAGGAAGGTAAGTGAAGTTCACACCATGTTTCATCCTCACCAAGAGTGCAACTACTTCTAAAGCATCTGTGATATCAGTGCCATCCATACCCATTGAGTTCAAGGAATCAAGTATTGCAAGAACAGAAAAACGGCACTGAGCATTTCCACCGAGCACATCACCTACTGGAAAATGACTCAGCAATTGATGAAGAGCTCGCGATgcattcttttttccttctgaaGTTCCTTCTCCCAGGACTCTTGTCAAGGCACCAACAACATCTTCTGCCAGGGCTTCGGCAGCAATCTGGGGATCAGAGAGGAGGTTGGCAAGTGCAGCAATTGCTGTTTCAGCAGCATCAATGGAAGTTTTAGCCAACTTAATTAGAGGCTTGACGTCTCCTTCAGCGATATAAGGCATTTTCATAGTACTTTTAGTCTTAGTTGGGCGCGACAAAGCACCCAATGCTCGAGCTAACTGTGTTGCAACAACTTGAGTATTATTACTGGTCAAAAGCTTCATGCAGGGATGCACAATCTCATCTGTTGCAAGACTATCACAGATATCTTGCCTTGTAGTTAATAGATCAGCAAGAACAGAAGCTGCAGATTCTTGGGTTTCTTCGTCCGAGGAGTTCAGAATCTGGATAAGAGATCTTAGAGCTTGATTAGCTGCAGATCCCCTTTGCACAAGATCCTGATGTGATGCCATCGTTAGTACATGACCCAAAACTCTTATGGCGTGGGCTTTTGAGCCAGAAGAGTCGCCAAGAAGCAGAGCTAATAACTGATTAATAGTGGTAGAGTCAGCTGTTTGGACAAGCCTGGTAAGTGCCATAGCTGAGGCTTCTTGGCCTTTAGGTCCACCACTCTTTAAAAGCCATAAAAAGGCAGGGACAGCTCCTGCACTTTCAACACAGGCACGGATATCTTCACTATGACAGCACAGATTCCACAGAATATGTGCTGCATCCTCCCTTGCCTTCTGAGACCCTGCCTCTAACAGCTGCACAAGAGGAGGAATCCCACCAGCGGCAGTGATAGCCCACTTACTGTCATCAACCTGATCAGTTAAGATTGCTAGAAATCGAACACCATATTCTTGATGCTGCTCACTGGATAATCCCAACAATGATATCAGTAACTGAATCCCTTCTCTCTTGCCGATGGCATCCCAGATGCCTACCCCGCCACAACATAGGCTGGTTAGCGAAAGTATTAGATACTCCTGCGGATCCCCAACAGCCATTGTTATGAGCCCAATAAGAACCTTCTTTGCTTCTGCATAATCAAGACATATTGAGAGGTAGATATTGCCGTACAGACTTGCCATAGCTTCAAGGACACGTTCCTGAACCAGCTTATTATCCCGAGGCTTCAGTAGCTTTACTAATATATCCTCTATCTTGGTTGCATCAAAAGTTTCCTCGGCAGTAGTAGCATTTTTCTCAAAGACCATCAAAGCATAGGCAAGTGCTCCAATTATATCAGCAACTGGTGCAGCAAGACGAGGAGACTGTGATAGTTCTCCAAGATATAGTATCAAGGCAGACATCCCGCCACAGATATTTGCCAGAGCTCGTGTTGCATGCCCCTGCAGAGCCTGGCCGAACTCCCCTTGCATACACTCTTTAGAAGGAGCAACTATGGCCCCAATCAGAATGGGAACCCCATCAGCATCTACAATAGCTTTCTTGGCCTTCGTTGACTTTGAGGAGAGAGCTTCCAAAGCATCAGCAGCACTAGCACGAACAGAAATATCATTATTCTGACCCACAAGCTGAAGCAAAGCTCGCACAGCTCCAGAATCAATTACTTTCGGTATACTATCACCAAATGCCAACATTAGACAGGCCAATAGAGAAGCTGCATTGGACTGGGCAGTGGCATTGTCAGAAGACAGAAGACCCACAATGATATCCACTCCTCCAGCCTCAAGCATTGCTCTCCAATAATTATCCTTGTCCCCACAAAGATTTCTCAGTGCCCCAGTAACAAACCCTTGAACCACTTTGTCCTGCTTGTTCTTCGGATTAAGCTGTTCCCATAAGGTTGGTGTCACACCTTCTGTGGCAAATATCTTGATACCAACTTGATCATCTGAAACCGAGCCAGAGGAAACTTCATATATAGCCTCTGCTGCTGCCTTCCTAGCCTCAATCGATTCAGACTTCAGAAGTGAGAGTAAAGGTGGTATACACCCACCAAGAAGTACCTTCACTCGTAAATCATCATCTTTGCACAAAGCACTGAGAGTCGAAGCAACATTAACTTTTGCCCCAGAAGTACCACTCCTGAGAATGGATATGAATAACGGCATAGCTTGGGCATGGGAACCAATGACTGCCCTTGCCTCTTTTCTTGCTTTGGCAAGACGAAGCAGACGAGCTGTTACAAGTTCTTTTTCAGGCGGGGAAGATATCCTGGAATGTAGCTTCTCAATGAAGCGAGCAACCGCAGCCATTGTATCTTCACTGTCATCCATTTCTGCCGTTCCATTTTGTTCCCTGTATATAATCAGAAAATCCATTAGCTCATAATTAATTAGTACTAATTCTCAAGAATTAAACCACTAAAGATGATGATAAATTCTGACTTGGATTGTCTTGATATTCATTTCACTTGCCATAACACAGTTATGGCAGTCTGTTTCTCGTAAcaggaagagaataaaaagtTTAACTCATGGCTAAAATATTCATCGGAATGATGTATAGAGTTTATGGGATAATTTTACTTGAGAGAAGGATACTAACTTAGACTCAGGAGCAGATGAGGATGTAGGATCTTGCAGTTTAGAGGAAGGAAACTTTGACATTTGCACCAACACGCCACTCTAGCTTCCTTCTAGGCCACCTgccaaaaaaaagaacaaatatccCAACTAATGAACATCTGCAATTTCATTTACAATCAGCACACCAAGCACTAAATCCTTAGAACTAAAATCCCCAAAATTATAACAGCGAAACAGACCCAATTCTGAAGATCACCCACAGTACATACCcacaaagccaaaaaaaaaaaaacactgaaaattATTACTCCTTACTTTCAAATTTTCCCAAACATATCCCAAAGTGAAGCAAATTCCCACAATTCATTTTCAACTAGAAAACCAAGACCTGTCATTATTTTCCAACTTCAATAAACTTGTGCACCCTCAGCTCTCCAATTACTATAAACCATTTTATAGATTATGCGTACAAATACAAGCATGACTGACAATAATTCTTTCcacaaaatgaaagaagaagaagaaaagcacaAACAAAACACTTGGAATTAACAAAACCACAATCAAAATGCTTGAAATAAAACACAGCACAAGACCTCGCCACCCCACGCCAATGCAAATGCCAGAGTAACTCCCTCACTTCTTACTATCCAAAAACCAGGCATCTAGCCCCAATCATCACCGTCCAATCCAAAATCTTGAATTATACACTGCAATAGAAGCTCCTTAGGCAGCAGCGCAAACCTAAATCACTGTACCAAAATAGCGAATTGGAGATAAATAATTGATATCACAATTGGGTCTTTTAGCATTAGAGAGAAAGTGACTGGTACCACATCTCAATTTTATtcgaaaaaaaaagtaataaaaataataatagaaatggAGATCGGATCAGAAGTGCATGTCAAGGAATCTAGGGCAAGAGAAACGTCATTATCACGTCTCTCGTCACAATCCTCATGATTTccttaatctctctctctctatatatatattaattattgattagtAACTCTTAATAAACTACAAATTGTATTTTATACAgaaacaactaaaaattgaaACGAGAAAGAAAATGCTACCTGAAAAGTTAAAGTGTGAGGGAAGAAACTGGCCTCAATGgaagttgagagagagagagagagagagagagagagtctggGTGGTCCTTTTCGTTTCTTCTCTAAGACTGAGAGTGTGTTTTGCTCACCAGTCTCTTGTTTTTCCTGATTATTTTGGGATTTTTGTTTGCTGGCTTTTATTTAAACCTTAACCGTTACTGGCTGGCAGACAGATAAGTTATTTATATTCATTGGTTTTGGTGTGTCTGTCTCTGTTAATTGCTGCaaaaattttgttattaatgagACACAGTGATTCCGTTTGGTAAAAGAGTTAGGAGCATGGCAGCGCAGAGAAGTACCCTTTTCttcttgagttattttttaattattttaatgtattgatactgaaaaataaattttataaaataaaaattattattttaatatatttttaaataaaaaaatttaaaaaaatatcttttttttttgttttatatattcatgGTCTCTTATCTAGATGGTTTTTTACTATTTGGTTTTGCAGTTtaaacatctttttaaaatttatttttaaatttttagttttaaattttttttttttagattattttgatgtgttaatattaaaaataaatttaaaaaataaaaataattttaaaaataacttttacacTGTCAGAAATTTCATTTATCCTGGaggattctttctttttcacgTTTGATTTGTTATGtaattgtcaaaaacaaatcTCAATGAAAGACACGTAGGCTTTTTGGACTTTTATATGATTGAGATTAGCTTTCCATTTCTTGATGTCTAAAGGGAATTGTAATTTTCCTCACtgctaaacctttttttttttttttttgtgaaacaaACAtctgagattgtttggttgatAGAATTTAAAATTGCTTTATATTAAACATCATTTTTAACCTCAGAGAGTTTGTTTTAtgattacaattttttattttttattttttttacttttaaattcagattttagaGTTAATTAATCATGgaatcttattaaatttatatgaataaattaaaccaatgtaagacatatatatatattataaaatcatcaataaagttttttcatatttgattttgtattttaaaagtgtttttaaaaaaatttaaaaactttttttttctttaaattaatatttattttgtgttttcaaaacattttaatatgataatattaaaaataaattttaaaaaataaaaaaatatatatatttttaaatatttttaaataaaaaatattttaaaaaacaataataactatattaccaaactaaaaaacatgGTGATGGTTTCATGAAAAATGACTGTTGACATAAAATAGTGAGTattacattattaatttttatttggaacGTTGTGTATGAAATTATCACTTATTTAATTGTACATATCTTAAAATATCAAGACAGTGATGTGATGGTGTAACAATAAAGATGTTAGGAGTATGCTCGAGATTGTACACGTCACTAAACtacttaaaattcaatttattttataaactatttaagatttaattaaaaatctcaacgtataaaaattaatttgacaatatcttaattacttttaaaaaaagagatacTTCTACAAGATGTTAGTCAGGCCAACAAGAGATTATAAAAATCTTGTTGATttaaactgattaaattaaatttaaaaaaaaaaactaaaagttatGGTAAATTTATTGTACAAGCACAGTAGACCAACACTTATTTTGCTTCGGATTCACAcggtttatattattatttttttgtccttaaaGTTTTTCTATTCTagtcactaattttttttcatattatgtttttggaatatttaatataataatttgattcGATTACTTTTCTATAGAGTTTTTAGGATGACAACAAAAATATCTTGTTATTAATTTGATACTTAatttaataaagtaaaatttaattttattgtttaaaataaatgtagacttaaaaaaccaaatttgacaCAGGAGGAAAGTTTAATTTAGACTTAGGAGACCAAAAAggctctttttttaattttaatttttttttctagttgcttttggtttttattaaattgatataaaattaaaaaaaaaaacttatattttttcttaaacaaataacaagaaaaataagaattatattaacaaatcattttgtttgaataaaatttaaattattatagttCTTGCaacaaaaaaggtttaaaaaattGAGAGGTCTCGTGCTAGGAGTTTAGATATCATTccaatttagttttaatttacattggaacctcttttgaaTAGTCTGTTTAATtatatgtttcaaaaatattttaaaaaattttaaatttttttatttgttttaaattaatatttttctgatgtttttagattatttaatgtgctaatgttaaaaataatttttataaaataaaaaaatattattttaatatatttttaaataaaaaatattttaaaaaacaatcacagctatatttttaaaaaccaatagTAACTctagattattttattaaaaaaaatcaagtttttaatttgttttttaattctagaAAACGTGTTGACAATGCAtgtatattcttcttctttttttgcgtAAAAAGAGAGATTATACAACTTTCAGTGAAAGGCGGATCAGCTGCCTATTGACACCTGAATAGAAAGCAGTCACTGTGCAGGCATCTTTAGTGATGAAACAAACACATTCAACAACCACCTTAACATAAAGCctacattaatattattttgtcgTGGACACGATGCTGCCTCGTATCACCATcacgttttgttttttgttttttatttttttttccttcctaaaaacaaaaggaggtaATAATATAATGTCAGAATTAACTACatgtataaattaattcaatggTTTGTT is a genomic window of Populus alba chromosome 5, ASM523922v2, whole genome shotgun sequence containing:
- the LOC118029259 gene encoding protein CELLULOSE SYNTHASE INTERACTIVE 3; translated protein: MSKFPSSKLQDPTSSSAPESKEQNGTAEMDDSEDTMAAVARFIEKLHSRISSPPEKELVTARLLRLAKARKEARAVIGSHAQAMPLFISILRSGTSGAKVNVASTLSALCKDDDLRVKVLLGGCIPPLLSLLKSESIEARKAAAEAIYEVSSGSVSDDQVGIKIFATEGVTPTLWEQLNPKNKQDKVVQGFVTGALRNLCGDKDNYWRAMLEAGGVDIIVGLLSSDNATAQSNAASLLACLMLAFGDSIPKVIDSGAVRALLQLVGQNNDISVRASAADALEALSSKSTKAKKAIVDADGVPILIGAIVAPSKECMQGEFGQALQGHATRALANICGGMSALILYLGELSQSPRLAAPVADIIGALAYALMVFEKNATTAEETFDATKIEDILVKLLKPRDNKLVQERVLEAMASLYGNIYLSICLDYAEAKKVLIGLITMAVGDPQEYLILSLTSLCCGGVGIWDAIGKREGIQLLISLLGLSSEQHQEYGVRFLAILTDQVDDSKWAITAAGGIPPLVQLLEAGSQKAREDAAHILWNLCCHSEDIRACVESAGAVPAFLWLLKSGGPKGQEASAMALTRLVQTADSTTINQLLALLLGDSSGSKAHAIRVLGHVLTMASHQDLVQRGSAANQALRSLIQILNSSDEETQESAASVLADLLTTRQDICDSLATDEIVHPCMKLLTSNNTQVVATQLARALGALSRPTKTKSTMKMPYIAEGDVKPLIKLAKTSIDAAETAIAALANLLSDPQIAAEALAEDVVGALTRVLGEGTSEGKKNASRALHQLLSHFPVGDVLGGNAQCRFSVLAILDSLNSMGMDGTDITDALEVVALLVRMKHGVNFTYLPRAVLSEVPSSLDPLARLLAEGPPLLQDKAIEILSQLCGDQPGVVGDLLIARSRSIDSLANRIINSSSLEVKIGGITLLICAAKEHTQQSVEALDVSGYLKPLIYALVNIMKQNTCYLSLEMQVRTPRGFFERSAFQEGDEFDVLDPVIVLGGTVALWLLSIISSIYAKSKLIVMEAGGLEALSDKLFSYTSTPQAEFEDTEGIWISALLLAFLFQDPNIVLSPTTMHIIPSLAHLMRSDEVIDKFFAAQAMASLVCNGSKGISLTIANSGAVAGLITLIGFIELDMPNLVALSEEFSLVRSPDQVILEHLFEIEDVRFGSTARKSIPLLVDLLRPIPDRPGAPPIAVQLLSRLAEGSDANKLIMAEAGALDALTKYLSLSPQDSTEASISELLRILFSNPDLIRYEASFSSLNQLIAVLRLGSRDARFSAARALHELFDAESIRDSELAWQAVQPLIDMLNAASESEQEAALVALIKLTSGHNSKGTLFVDVEGNPLESLYKILSSASSLELKRDAAELCSILFSNAKFRSNPTASECIQPLISLIQSDNTAVVESVVCALERLLDDELKVELAAAYVNIVDLLVGLVSGTNLRLIEGSISALIKLGKDRAPRKLDMVKAGIVDKCLVLLPIVPSSLCSAIAELFRILTNSGAIARSSDAAKVVEPLFMVLLRPDFGLWGQHSALQALVNILEKPQSLATLKLTPSQVIEPLISFLESPSQAIQQLGTELLSHLLAQEHFQQDITTKNAVVPLVQLAGIGILNLQQTAIKALEKISISWPKVVADAGGIFELAKVIIQDDPQPPVELWETAALVLSNVLRVNAEYYFKVPMVVLVKMLHSTCESTIKVALNGLIVHERTDASSAEQMTEAGVIDSLLNLLRSHQCEELSGTLLEALFNHIRVREKKASKYAIAPLSQYLLDPQTRSETCRFLAALALGDLSQQEGLARASDSVSACRALVSLLEDQPSEAMTMVAVCALQNFVMHSRTNRRAVAEAGGILVVQELLLSLSADVAGQAAMLIELLFSNHTLQEYVSNELIRSLTAALERELWSTATINVQFLRTLNVIFANFPKLHVSEAATLCIPHLVNSLKSGSEAAQESVLDTLCLLKQSWSTMPIDIAKSQAMIAAEAIPILQMLMKTCPPSFHERADLLLHCLPGSLTVTINRGNNLKQAMGTTNAFCRLTIGNGPPRQTKVVSHSISPEWQEGFTWAFDVPPKGQKLHIICKSKNTFGKNTLGRVTIQIDKVVSEGVYSGLFSLNHDSNKDGSSRTLEIEIVWTNRTSE